In Pseudomonas sp. ADAK18, a single window of DNA contains:
- a CDS encoding NAD-dependent epimerase/dehydratase family protein has translation MADAPLVLITGGAGFIGSHLVDALLVKGYAVRILDDLSTGKRSNLPMDNARVELLEGNVADAALVARSAIGACAVVHLAAVASVQASVDDPVSTHQSNFIGSLNVCEAMREAGVKRVVFASSAAVYGNNGEGASIDEETSKAPLTPYASDKLASEHYFDFYRRQHGLEPVIFRFFNIFGPRQDPSSPYSGVISIFSERAQKGLPITVFGDGEQTRDFMYVGDLVDLLVQAIEAEEVPAGAINVGWNQTTTLKQVLEALVEVVGDLPAVSYTSARSGDIRHSRANNQRLLASFKLPAPTPMKVGLARLLQL, from the coding sequence ATGGCTGATGCTCCTCTCGTTCTGATCACCGGCGGTGCTGGCTTTATTGGCTCGCACCTGGTGGATGCCTTGCTCGTCAAGGGCTACGCGGTGCGGATCCTCGATGATTTGTCTACTGGCAAGCGCAGCAACCTGCCCATGGACAACGCTCGGGTGGAGTTGCTGGAAGGCAATGTTGCCGATGCTGCGTTGGTTGCCCGCTCGGCCATTGGCGCTTGTGCGGTGGTGCACCTGGCGGCAGTGGCCTCGGTCCAGGCGTCAGTGGACGACCCGGTCAGCACTCACCAGAGCAACTTCATCGGCAGCCTGAATGTCTGCGAGGCCATGCGCGAGGCCGGGGTCAAGCGCGTGGTGTTCGCCTCCAGTGCCGCTGTGTATGGCAACAATGGCGAGGGTGCTTCCATTGATGAGGAGACGTCCAAGGCGCCATTGACGCCTTATGCCTCGGACAAGCTGGCCAGTGAACACTATTTCGATTTCTATCGTCGCCAACATGGTCTGGAACCGGTGATTTTCCGTTTCTTCAATATCTTCGGACCACGCCAGGATCCTTCTTCGCCGTATTCCGGGGTGATCAGTATCTTCAGTGAGCGCGCGCAAAAAGGCCTGCCTATCACCGTGTTTGGCGACGGCGAGCAAACCCGCGACTTCATGTATGTGGGAGACCTGGTGGACCTGCTGGTGCAAGCGATTGAAGCCGAAGAAGTCCCGGCGGGCGCGATCAACGTCGGCTGGAACCAGACCACCACCCTTAAGCAGGTGCTGGAGGCGCTGGTCGAAGTGGTTGGCGACTTGCCGGCTGTCAGCTACACATCGGCACGGTCGGGGGATATTCGTCACTCGCGGGCGAACAATCAGCGCCTGTTGGCAAGTTTCAAACTGCCGGCGCCGACGCCAATGAAGGTGGGGTTGGCGCGGTTGCTCCAGCTCTGA
- a CDS encoding metal ABC transporter ATPase, whose amino-acid sequence MPRTLIRKNPSNFKTLPLFVEATPEGLSYQSVGMPLNFAQTLQRRKPVTVADAERFSLELANLGVSVRLTLHWQNRDYWVLVRQRRQDRGDVVLKLISGYVPAHELNLPLHTAIQEIAEECLLETPEGWLGGRFNDTWLPAPYSSALHYREALPFRLSPLSGAARPVRCATMQLIERPRAYVHLPTASLQLIYDLRLEVPKEAKSLSLFHVDERLEGDQLVARLDRQRPDLYLMPLKDGQPSAELYTLKKDQLYPASTRGLYLAESFAQQEGWLVRDERIRWKDWLRQQGLSTPEKESKLKQLTGKARQILRKMVPKKASR is encoded by the coding sequence ATGCCGCGAACGCTCATAAGAAAAAACCCCAGTAACTTTAAAACACTGCCGCTGTTCGTCGAAGCCACCCCCGAAGGCCTGAGCTACCAGAGCGTCGGTATGCCGCTCAACTTTGCCCAAACCTTACAACGACGCAAACCGGTAACCGTGGCGGACGCCGAGCGGTTTTCCCTGGAGCTGGCCAATCTCGGCGTTTCAGTGCGCCTGACCCTGCATTGGCAGAATCGCGATTACTGGGTACTGGTGCGCCAACGTCGGCAGGATCGCGGCGACGTGGTGCTCAAGCTGATTTCCGGTTACGTCCCGGCCCACGAGCTGAACCTGCCACTGCACACCGCTATCCAGGAAATCGCCGAAGAGTGCCTGCTGGAAACCCCGGAAGGCTGGCTCGGCGGTCGCTTCAACGACACTTGGCTGCCAGCGCCCTACTCTTCTGCCCTGCATTACCGGGAAGCCTTACCGTTTCGCCTGAGCCCGCTATCGGGTGCCGCCCGCCCGGTACGTTGCGCCACCATGCAACTGATCGAGCGCCCACGGGCCTACGTGCATTTGCCCACAGCTTCGCTGCAATTGATTTATGACTTGCGCCTGGAAGTGCCGAAAGAGGCCAAGTCCCTGAGCCTGTTTCATGTCGATGAGCGACTGGAGGGCGACCAGTTGGTGGCGCGACTGGACCGTCAGCGCCCCGACCTGTACCTGATGCCTCTCAAGGACGGCCAACCGAGCGCCGAGTTGTATACCTTGAAGAAGGATCAGCTCTATCCCGCCAGCACCCGCGGACTGTATCTGGCAGAAAGCTTTGCCCAGCAGGAAGGCTGGTTGGTACGCGACGAACGGATCAGGTGGAAGGACTGGCTCAGACAGCAGGGACTGAGCACACCCGAGAAAGAATCGAAGCTGAAACAATTGACCGGCAAGGCGCGGCAGATCTTGCGCAAGATGGTGCCGAAGAAGGCAAGCCGCTAA
- a CDS encoding aldo/keto reductase, whose product MSLPTLHDLHRPLGSTGLLVSPLGLGTVKLGRDQGVKYPNGFQIPGDDEARMLLRQARDLGINLIDTAPAYGHSEERLGPLLRGQRQDWVIVSKVGEEFVNGVSHHDFSAAHTRFSVERSLQRLETDFIDLVLVHSDGNDLRILNDCEVYQTLEDLKREGKIRGYGFSGKTVEGGVKALERGDCAMVTYNLNEQAEKAVIDYAAAHGKGILVKKALASGHVCLEAGMDPIHASFMLLFAQTGVASAIVGTINPLHLAHNVATAAQVIRQL is encoded by the coding sequence ATGAGCCTGCCGACCCTGCATGACCTACATCGCCCCTTGGGCAGCACCGGCCTGCTGGTCTCGCCGCTGGGACTGGGCACCGTCAAGCTGGGCCGTGACCAAGGGGTGAAATACCCCAACGGCTTCCAGATTCCGGGAGACGACGAAGCGCGGATGCTCTTGCGCCAGGCCCGCGACCTGGGCATCAACCTGATCGACACCGCCCCCGCCTATGGCCATAGCGAAGAACGCCTGGGCCCGCTGTTGCGTGGCCAGCGCCAGGATTGGGTGATTGTCAGCAAGGTCGGCGAAGAGTTCGTCAATGGCGTGTCCCACCACGATTTCAGTGCTGCCCACACCCGGTTTTCGGTGGAACGCAGCCTGCAACGATTGGAAACGGATTTTATCGATCTGGTGCTGGTGCACTCCGACGGCAACGACCTGCGCATCCTCAATGACTGCGAGGTCTACCAGACCCTGGAGGACCTCAAGCGCGAGGGCAAGATTCGCGGTTATGGCTTCTCCGGCAAAACTGTCGAAGGCGGCGTGAAGGCTCTGGAACGGGGTGATTGTGCCATGGTGACCTACAATCTGAACGAACAGGCCGAGAAAGCCGTGATCGATTATGCCGCTGCCCATGGCAAAGGCATTCTGGTGAAAAAGGCCCTGGCCAGTGGTCACGTGTGCTTGGAAGCTGGAATGGATCCAATTCATGCCAGTTTCATGTTGTTGTTTGCGCAAACCGGCGTTGCCAGTGCTATTGTCGGGACCATTAATCCGCTGCACCTCGCCCATAACGTGGCGACCGCTGCCCAGGTCATTCGCCAACTCTGA
- a CDS encoding FAD-binding oxidoreductase → MPSVISTDVLIVGAGVAGLWLNARLRSQGFSTVLVESASLGGGQSVKSQGIIHGGAKYALHGALTGASEAIADMPRRWREALAGSGELDLSGVRLLSQAHYLWSPGTLAGNLTSFFASKAVRGRVDQVKGDDLPPALQDRRFKGKVYRLAELVVDVPSLIKRLAELAGDGLLAGQQIEPLLEDGTLAGLKVDGREIRAQRIVLSAGAGTADLLTALGLSQPAMQRRPLHMIIAKGPGLKPLYAHCLGGGTKPRITVTTHPAADGNWVWYLGGDIAEAEGVARTPAEQIATAQKELAQLLPWIDMSQTQWATLRVDRAEPLQSGLTRPDNAFLAEQDRLLVGWPTKLALAPDFADRVINALERDGIKPSTTEKLPELPKPPLAQPAWEQLLP, encoded by the coding sequence ATGCCATCCGTTATTTCCACCGACGTTCTGATAGTCGGCGCCGGGGTTGCCGGCCTCTGGCTCAATGCGCGCCTGCGCAGCCAGGGGTTTTCCACGGTGCTGGTGGAAAGTGCCTCGCTGGGCGGCGGGCAAAGCGTGAAGTCCCAAGGGATCATTCACGGCGGTGCAAAATATGCCCTGCACGGCGCCCTGACCGGCGCCTCCGAAGCCATTGCCGACATGCCCCGCCGCTGGCGCGAGGCCTTGGCCGGCAGCGGCGAACTGGACCTGTCCGGCGTGCGCCTGCTGTCCCAGGCCCACTATTTATGGTCCCCGGGCACCCTGGCCGGCAACCTCACCAGCTTTTTCGCCAGCAAGGCCGTGCGTGGCCGGGTGGATCAGGTCAAGGGCGACGACCTGCCGCCCGCCCTGCAAGACCGCCGCTTCAAGGGCAAGGTCTATCGCCTGGCCGAACTGGTGGTGGATGTGCCGAGTCTGATCAAACGCCTGGCAGAATTGGCCGGTGATGGTTTGCTCGCCGGGCAACAGATTGAACCGCTGCTGGAAGACGGCACACTGGCGGGACTGAAGGTCGATGGCCGCGAGATTCGCGCCCAGCGCATCGTCCTCAGCGCCGGCGCCGGGACGGCTGATCTGCTGACCGCATTGGGCCTGAGCCAGCCCGCCATGCAGCGTCGCCCACTGCACATGATCATCGCCAAAGGCCCCGGCCTGAAGCCGCTGTATGCCCACTGCCTGGGCGGCGGCACCAAGCCTCGCATCACCGTCACCACTCACCCGGCAGCCGACGGCAATTGGGTCTGGTACCTGGGAGGCGATATTGCCGAAGCCGAAGGTGTCGCCCGCACGCCAGCAGAACAGATTGCCACTGCGCAAAAGGAACTGGCGCAACTGCTGCCGTGGATCGATATGAGCCAGACACAGTGGGCCACCCTGCGAGTGGATCGCGCCGAACCGCTGCAATCAGGCCTGACCCGCCCGGACAACGCCTTCCTCGCCGAACAGGATCGCCTGCTGGTGGGCTGGCCGACCAAGCTGGCCTTGGCACCCGACTTCGCCGATCGAGTGATCAATGCACTGGAACGTGACGGCATCAAGCCATCCACCACTGAAAAGCTGCCTGAACTGCCAAAGCCGCCCCTCGCCCAACCCGCCTGGGAGCAACTGCTGCCATGA
- a CDS encoding multidrug efflux SMR transporter: MNAAYYYLAIAICSEVIATVSMKAIKGFSTPIPLLLVIVGYSVAFWMLTLVVRTVPVGVAYAVWAGMGIVMVSIAALFIYGQKLDIPAMLGMGLIVLGVVVIQLFSKTAGH, translated from the coding sequence ATGAACGCTGCTTACTATTACCTGGCTATCGCCATTTGCTCGGAAGTGATCGCCACCGTTTCCATGAAAGCGATCAAGGGCTTCAGCACACCAATCCCCCTGCTACTGGTGATTGTCGGCTACAGCGTGGCCTTCTGGATGCTGACCCTGGTGGTACGTACCGTGCCAGTGGGCGTGGCTTATGCCGTCTGGGCCGGGATGGGGATTGTCATGGTCAGCATTGCTGCACTGTTTATCTATGGGCAGAAACTCGATATCCCCGCGATGCTCGGGATGGGCTTGATTGTGTTGGGGGTGGTAGTGATTCAGTTGTTTTCGAAAACCGCTGGGCATTGA
- a CDS encoding LysR family transcriptional regulator — translation MSVQWSLEQMRLFVSVAEQRSFSAVARDQRRAQSAVSNGIALLEADLGLSLFDRSSGRQPRLTEAGMVLLEEAREVLRQCERLNGRAMSLMRGEEACLRLAQDEAMLYQPVLDSLEALAGKFPSLEVQLSSAAQGDVARKLVERQADLGLLFYHDQIPEALERRVVGSVEMVTVCGVGHPLATGKHVLCQHLAQFRQLLMSTQTSVYPGSEAASPQVWRADSFYVLAEWLSRGLGWAWLPRHVVQYPTYQGQMVELDSEWTPPALVVEMVWRRDEPLGPAARFLAERFAECLQAID, via the coding sequence ATGAGTGTGCAGTGGAGCCTGGAGCAGATGCGTCTGTTTGTCAGCGTCGCCGAGCAGCGTTCGTTTTCGGCAGTGGCGCGGGACCAGCGTAGGGCGCAGTCGGCGGTTAGCAATGGCATCGCCTTGTTGGAAGCAGACCTGGGGCTCAGTCTGTTTGATCGCAGCAGCGGCCGTCAGCCACGCCTGACCGAAGCCGGAATGGTATTGCTGGAGGAGGCGCGGGAAGTCTTGCGTCAGTGCGAGCGCCTCAACGGTCGTGCCATGTCGCTGATGCGCGGCGAAGAGGCGTGCCTGCGCCTGGCGCAGGATGAGGCGATGCTCTATCAGCCGGTACTCGACAGCCTTGAAGCCCTGGCGGGGAAATTCCCCAGCCTGGAAGTGCAGCTGTCCAGCGCGGCCCAAGGAGACGTGGCGCGCAAATTGGTGGAGCGCCAGGCGGACCTGGGCCTGTTGTTCTACCACGACCAGATCCCCGAAGCCCTGGAGCGGCGGGTGGTGGGCAGTGTGGAAATGGTCACGGTGTGCGGCGTCGGGCATCCACTGGCAACGGGGAAACACGTGCTTTGCCAGCATCTGGCGCAGTTTCGGCAATTGCTAATGTCCACCCAAACCAGCGTGTATCCCGGCAGCGAAGCCGCCAGCCCGCAGGTGTGGCGTGCCGACAGCTTCTATGTGCTGGCCGAATGGCTCTCGCGGGGATTGGGCTGGGCCTGGTTGCCGCGACACGTGGTGCAGTACCCGACGTATCAGGGCCAGATGGTCGAACTGGACAGCGAATGGACTCCGCCGGCGCTGGTAGTGGAGATGGTATGGCGTCGTGATGAGCCCTTGGGCCCGGCCGCCCGCTTCCTGGCCGAACGTTTTGCCGAGTGCTTGCAGGCGATCGACTGA
- the waaA gene encoding lipid IV(A) 3-deoxy-D-manno-octulosonic acid transferase, whose product MNRTLYSCLFYLALPLVALRLWLRARKAPAYATRVSERFSYGLPVMQPGGIWVHAVSVGESIAAAPMIRSLLQRYPQLPITVTCMTPTGSERIQALFANEPRIQHCYLPYDLPCAAARFLDKVQPKLAVIMETELWPNHIHQCAKRGIPVALANARLSARSAKGYGRFAKLTAPMLSEMSLFAVQTETEAERFRSLGARPETVEVTGSIKFDLTIDPQLLARAAALRQQWQASERPVWIAASTHEGEDEVVLAAHRQLLASHPDALLILVPRHPERFNAVFELCQQQGFATVRRSSGEPVAADTSVLLGDTMGELLFLYALADSAFVGGSLVPTGGHNLLEPAALAKPVITGPHLFNFLEIAAMMREVGALQEVDDAEGLAVAVQRLFELPQDAQKMAQAGLKVMQANQGALQRLLDGLGKLLNP is encoded by the coding sequence ATGAATAGAACTCTCTACAGCTGTCTGTTTTACCTGGCGCTGCCGTTGGTGGCTTTACGTCTATGGCTGCGGGCCCGCAAGGCACCGGCTTATGCCACGCGCGTCAGCGAGCGCTTTTCCTACGGACTGCCGGTGATGCAGCCCGGCGGAATCTGGGTGCACGCCGTGTCGGTGGGGGAAAGCATCGCCGCCGCGCCGATGATCCGCAGCCTGTTGCAACGTTATCCACAGCTGCCGATCACCGTCACCTGCATGACGCCCACCGGTTCCGAGCGGATCCAGGCGTTGTTCGCCAATGAGCCGCGGATCCAGCATTGCTATCTGCCCTATGACTTGCCCTGCGCTGCTGCGCGGTTTCTCGATAAGGTCCAGCCGAAGCTGGCGGTGATCATGGAAACCGAGCTGTGGCCCAACCACATCCATCAGTGCGCCAAGCGCGGGATTCCGGTGGCACTGGCCAACGCGCGACTGTCAGCGCGTTCGGCGAAGGGTTACGGACGTTTCGCTAAACTGACCGCGCCGATGTTGTCGGAAATGAGCCTGTTCGCTGTGCAGACCGAAACCGAGGCCGAGCGTTTTCGCAGCCTGGGTGCGCGACCGGAAACCGTCGAAGTCACCGGTTCGATCAAGTTTGACCTGACGATTGATCCTCAGCTTCTGGCGCGTGCAGCCGCCCTGCGCCAGCAATGGCAGGCCAGTGAGCGCCCGGTGTGGATCGCCGCCAGTACCCACGAAGGTGAAGATGAAGTAGTGCTGGCCGCCCATCGCCAGTTGCTCGCCAGTCATCCCGATGCGCTGCTGATTTTGGTGCCGCGTCATCCGGAGCGTTTCAACGCGGTGTTTGAACTGTGTCAGCAGCAAGGGTTTGCCACGGTGCGGCGTTCCAGCGGTGAGCCGGTTGCGGCCGATACTTCGGTATTGCTTGGCGACACCATGGGCGAATTGCTGTTTCTGTATGCCCTGGCCGACAGCGCCTTTGTCGGCGGCAGCCTGGTGCCTACGGGCGGGCATAATTTGTTGGAGCCGGCGGCGCTGGCCAAGCCGGTCATCACCGGCCCGCATTTGTTCAACTTCCTCGAGATCGCCGCGATGATGCGCGAAGTCGGCGCGTTACAGGAAGTGGATGATGCCGAAGGGTTGGCGGTGGCGGTGCAGCGTTTGTTCGAGTTGCCGCAGGATGCGCAGAAGATGGCGCAGGCGGGGCTCAAGGTGATGCAGGCCAATCAGGGAGCGTTGCAGCGGTTGTTGGATGGGTTGGGCAAACTGCTGAACCCCTGA
- a CDS encoding TolC family outer membrane protein gives MLRKLSLALAVSCATNGMAWAAEAPLTTKTDLVSVYEEAVDNNADLAAARAQYGAQKEVVPQARAGLLPNLSAGADSNNVRTQIYQPAATANRDAHSWRATLSQPLFRIDRWFQLQAAEAVNEQAALQLSATEQNMILQSAENYFTVLRTQDNLASTKAEEAAFKRQLDQSNERFDVGLSDKTDVLQSQASYDTARANRILAQRQVDDAFEALITLTNRQYNSIQGIVHTLPVLPPAPNDAKAWVETAGRQNLNLLASNYAVTAAEETLKQRKAGHAPTLDAVAQYEKGDNDALGFSNPNQLPVPYGGDVSQRTVGLRLNIPIYSGGLTSSQVRESYSRLDQTEQQREGLRRQVVENTRNLHRAVNTDVEQVQARRQSIISNQSAVEATEIGYQVGTRNIVDVLDAQRQLYTSVRNYNNSRYDYILDNLRLKQAAGTLNPGDLQDLSRYLKADYNPDKDFLPPDLAKAAAEQLKANPNY, from the coding sequence ATGCTGCGCAAACTCTCACTGGCTCTTGCCGTGTCTTGTGCGACCAATGGAATGGCCTGGGCAGCTGAAGCGCCCCTGACAACCAAAACCGACCTGGTCAGCGTCTACGAGGAAGCCGTGGATAACAACGCCGACCTGGCTGCTGCCCGCGCCCAATACGGCGCGCAGAAAGAGGTGGTGCCCCAGGCCCGCGCCGGTTTACTGCCGAACCTGTCAGCCGGTGCCGACAGCAACAACGTGCGTACGCAAATCTACCAGCCGGCCGCCACCGCCAATCGCGATGCTCACTCCTGGCGTGCGACCTTGAGCCAGCCGCTGTTCCGCATTGATCGTTGGTTCCAGTTGCAGGCCGCTGAAGCCGTCAATGAACAGGCCGCCCTGCAACTGTCGGCCACCGAGCAGAACATGATCCTGCAAAGCGCCGAGAACTACTTCACGGTGCTGCGGACCCAGGACAATCTGGCGTCGACCAAGGCTGAAGAAGCCGCGTTCAAGCGCCAGCTCGACCAGTCCAATGAGCGTTTCGATGTCGGCCTGTCAGACAAGACCGACGTGCTGCAATCCCAGGCCAGCTACGACACCGCACGGGCCAATCGGATCCTGGCCCAGCGCCAGGTGGACGACGCCTTCGAAGCACTGATCACCCTGACCAACCGCCAGTACAACTCGATTCAGGGCATCGTGCACACCCTGCCGGTGTTGCCGCCGGCGCCGAACGACGCCAAGGCATGGGTCGAAACCGCAGGCCGGCAGAATCTGAACTTGCTGGCCAGCAACTATGCGGTAACCGCCGCCGAGGAAACCCTCAAGCAACGCAAGGCCGGCCACGCACCTACCCTGGATGCGGTGGCGCAGTACGAAAAGGGTGACAATGATGCTCTCGGCTTCAGCAACCCAAACCAACTGCCCGTCCCTTACGGTGGTGATGTTTCGCAACGCACCGTTGGCCTGCGCCTGAACATCCCGATCTACAGCGGTGGCCTGACCAGTTCGCAAGTGCGCGAATCCTATTCCCGCCTGGATCAGACCGAGCAGCAACGCGAAGGCCTGCGCCGCCAGGTAGTGGAAAATACCCGCAACCTGCACCGCGCGGTGAACACCGATGTGGAGCAGGTGCAAGCGCGCCGCCAGTCGATCATCTCCAACCAGAGCGCGGTGGAAGCCACGGAAATCGGCTATCAGGTGGGCACGCGTAATATCGTCGACGTGCTCGATGCCCAGCGTCAGCTGTACACCTCGGTGCGCAACTACAACAACAGTCGCTATGACTACATCCTCGACAACCTGCGCTTGAAACAGGCAGCGGGGACGTTGAACCCGGGGGATTTGCAGGATTTGTCGCGGTATCTGAAGGCGGATTACAACCCGGATAAAGACTTCCTGCCGCCGGATCTGGCCAAGGCGGCTGCGGAGCAGTTGAAGGCTAATCCCAACTATTAA
- the thiC gene encoding phosphomethylpyrimidine synthase ThiC, producing the protein MSIELKSQKSKNTVHLSESAKVDSGSVQPFTRSQKIYVQGTRPDIRVPMREVSLDVTPTDFGGEINAPVVVYDTSGPYTDPNVIIDVRKGLGDVRSPWIESRGDTERLSGLSSHFGQQRLSDAELTALRFAHVKNPRRAKAGANVTQMHYARQGIITAEMEYVAIRENMKLEEARAAGLLDQQHAGHSFGASVPKIITPEFVREEIARGRAIIPANINHTELEPMIIGRNFLVKINGNIGNSALGSSIEEEVAKLTWGIRWGSDTVMDLSTGKHIHETREWIIRNSPVPIGTVPIYQALEKVGGAAEDLTWELFRDTLIEQAEQGVDYFTIHAGVLLRYVPLTAKRVTGIVSRGGSIMAKWCLAHHKENFTYTHFDEICEIMKAYDVSFSLGDGLRPGSIADANDAAQFGELETLGELTKIAWKHDVQTMIEGPGHVPMQLIKENMDKQLECCDEAPFYTLGPLTTDIAPGYDHITSGIGAAMIGWFGCAMLCYVTPKEHLGLPNKDDVKTGIITYKIAAHAADLAKGHPGAQIRDNALSKARFEFRWEDQFNLGLDPDTARSYHDETLPKDSAKVAHFCSMCGPKFCSMKITQEVREYAANQRIEAVDVDVAKGLAEQAERFKQEGSQLYKKV; encoded by the coding sequence ATGAGCATCGAATTAAAAAGCCAAAAATCAAAAAACACCGTGCACTTGAGTGAGTCGGCCAAGGTCGACTCTGGTTCCGTGCAGCCGTTTACCCGCTCGCAAAAAATCTACGTCCAGGGCACTCGCCCGGACATTCGTGTGCCGATGCGTGAAGTCAGCCTCGACGTGACCCCGACCGACTTCGGCGGCGAAATCAATGCGCCCGTGGTGGTCTATGACACCTCTGGCCCGTACACCGACCCCAACGTCATCATCGACGTGCGCAAAGGCCTGGGCGATGTGCGTTCGCCGTGGATCGAATCCCGTGGTGATACCGAACGCCTGTCCGGCCTGAGCTCCCACTTCGGCCAACAGCGCCTGAGTGATGCCGAGCTGACAGCCCTGCGTTTCGCCCACGTGAAAAACCCGCGCCGTGCCAAGGCAGGGGCCAATGTCACGCAAATGCATTACGCCCGCCAAGGCATCATTACCGCCGAGATGGAATACGTCGCCATCCGCGAAAACATGAAGCTGGAAGAGGCCCGTGCCGCTGGCCTGCTGGACCAGCAACACGCAGGCCACAGCTTCGGTGCCAGTGTGCCGAAAATCATCACCCCGGAATTTGTGCGCGAAGAAATCGCCCGTGGCCGCGCGATCATTCCGGCGAACATCAACCACACCGAACTGGAACCGATGATCATCGGCCGTAACTTCCTGGTGAAGATCAACGGCAATATCGGCAACAGTGCGCTGGGTTCGTCCATTGAAGAAGAAGTGGCGAAACTGACCTGGGGCATTCGCTGGGGTTCGGACACTGTGATGGACTTGTCCACCGGTAAGCACATCCACGAAACCCGTGAATGGATCATCCGCAACTCGCCAGTGCCGATCGGTACCGTGCCGATTTATCAGGCCCTGGAGAAAGTCGGCGGCGCCGCCGAAGACCTGACCTGGGAGCTGTTCCGCGACACGCTGATCGAACAGGCCGAGCAGGGCGTCGACTACTTCACTATCCACGCCGGCGTGCTGCTGCGCTACGTACCGCTGACCGCCAAGCGTGTCACCGGTATTGTTTCCCGTGGCGGTTCGATCATGGCCAAGTGGTGCCTGGCGCACCACAAAGAGAACTTCACCTACACACATTTCGACGAAATCTGCGAAATCATGAAGGCCTACGACGTCAGCTTCTCCCTCGGGGATGGCTTGCGTCCGGGGTCGATTGCCGACGCCAACGACGCCGCGCAATTCGGTGAGCTGGAAACCCTCGGTGAGCTGACCAAGATCGCCTGGAAGCACGACGTGCAAACCATGATCGAAGGCCCCGGCCACGTGCCGATGCAACTGATCAAAGAGAACATGGACAAGCAGCTGGAGTGCTGCGACGAGGCGCCGTTCTATACCCTTGGCCCGCTGACCACTGACATCGCTCCAGGCTACGACCACATCACCTCCGGCATCGGTGCGGCAATGATCGGCTGGTTCGGTTGCGCCATGCTCTGCTACGTCACGCCCAAGGAGCATCTGGGCTTGCCGAACAAGGATGACGTGAAGACCGGGATCATCACCTACAAGATCGCAGCCCATGCGGCGGACTTGGCGAAGGGGCACCCGGGGGCGCAGATTCGCGACAACGCGTTGAGCAAGGCGCGCTTCGAGTTCCGCTGGGAAGACCAGTTCAACCTGGGCCTGGACCCGGATACCGCGCGTTCCTATCACGATGAAACCTTGCCGAAGGACTCGGCCAAGGTCGCGCATTTCTGCTCCATGTGCGGGCCGAAATTCTGCTCGATGAAGATCACCCAGGAAGTCCGTGAGTACGCGGCCAACCAGCGGATCGAAGCGGTGGATGTGGACGTGGCCAAAGGACTGGCGGAACAGGCGGAGCGGTTCAAGCAGGAAGGTAGTCAGCTTTACAAGAAGGTCTGA